GCCCGCCCTGCCCTCGACGTACGTCAGCACGGAGTTCTCGGCCGCCGCCATCGGGCTCTGGACCGCCGTCACCGGACGGCCTCGGTCAGCCCGCGGGCCACGATGAGGCGCATGATCTCGTTGGTTCCTTCCAGGATCTGGTGGACCCGCAGGTCCCGGACGATCTTCTCGATGCCGTACTCGCTCAAGTAGCCGTAGCCGCCGTGCAGTTGCAGGGCACGGTCGGCCACGGTGTATCCGGTGTCGGTGGCGAAGCGTTTGGCCATGGCGCACAGCTGCGGGGCGCGCGGGTCGGAACGGTCGAGCGCGTCCGCGGCCTGGCGCACCAGTGCACGGGCGGCGGCCAGCTCGGTGGCCATGTCGGCGAGCCGGAACCGCAGCGCCTGCGCGTCGAGGAGGGGCGCGCCGAACGCCTCACGGTCGGCGAGGTGGGCCAGGCTGCGGTGCAGTGCGCTCTGGGCGCCGCCCAGGGAGCAGGCGGCGATGCCGAGCCGTCCGCCGTTGAGGCCGCTCATGGCGATGCGGAAGCCGTCGCCCTCGGCACCGAGGCGCCGGTCGGCGGGCACGCGTACGCCGTCGAGGAGCACTTGGCGGGTGGGCTGGGCGTTCCAGCCCATCTTCCGTTCGTCGGCGCCGAAGGTCAGGCCGGGGTCGTCCCGTTCGACGACGAACGCGGAGATGCCGCCGGGCCCCTCCCCGCCGGTGCGGGCCATGACGACGTACACGTGCGAGGCGCCCGCTCCGGAGATGAACTGCTTGACGCCGGTGAGGACATACGTGTCGCCGTCGCGTTCGGCGCGGGTCCGCAGGGCCGCGGCGTCCGATCCGGCACCGGGCTCGGTGAGACAGTAGCTGCCCAGTGACGCGGCGGTGCACAGGTCCGGCAGCCAGCGGGCGCGCTGGTGGTCGTCGCCGTAGCGGTCGATCATCCAGGCGACCATGTTGTGGATGGAGAGGTAGCCGGCGATGGAGGGGCAGCCGGTGGCGAGGGCCTCGAAGACGAGGGTGCCGTCGGTGCGCCCGAGGCCCGAACCGCCGTGCTCCTCGTGTACGTAGACACCGCCGAGGCCCAGTTCGGCGGCCTTGCGCAGGACGTCGACCGGGAAGTGCTTGTCGCGGTCCCAGGCGACGGCGTGCGGTGCGAGGTGCTCGTCGGCGAAGTCGAGCGTGACCTCGGCCAGGGCGAGTTGGTCCTTGGTGAGGGAGGTGGCCGTCGTGGTCATCGCCGTCATCCCATCGTCGGGATGGTGAAGTTCGCGCCTTCCCTGAGCCCGGAGGGCCAGCGCGAGGTGACGGTCTTGGTGCGGGTGTAGAAGCGGACGGCGTCGGGGCCGTGCTGGTTGAGGTCGCCGAAGCCGGACCGCTTCCAGCCGCCGAAGGTGTGGTAGGCCACCGGGACGGGGATCGGCACGTTGACGCCGACCATGCCCGCGCCGACGCGGCGTGTGAAGTCGCGGGCGGTGTCGCCGTCCCTGGTGAAGAGGGCGACGCCGTTGCCGTAGGGGTGTTCGCTGGGCAGGCGCAGGGCGGCCTCGTAGTCCGCGGCACGGGCCACGCACAGCACCGGGCCGAAGATCTCCTCGCGGTAGATCCGCATGCGCGGCGAGACGCGGTCGAAGAGGGTGGCTCCGGCGAAGAAGCCGTTCTCGTGTCCGGGCAGGGTGAAGTCACGTCCGTCGACGACGAGTTCGGCGCCTTCGTTGACGCCGATGTCCACGTAGCGGCGGACCCGGTCGAGGGCGTCACGGCTGACGAGCGGGCCGAAGTCGGCCTCCGGGGCGTCGGAGCGGCCGATGCGGAGTGCGGCGACGCGTTCCTTCAGGCGGGTGACGAGCGCGTCGGCGGTCTCCTCGCCGACGGGGACGGCGACCGAGATGGCCATGCAGCGCTCCCCCGCCGAGCCGTATCCGGCCCCGACGAGCGCGTCCACGGCCTGGTCGAGGTCGGCGTCCGGCATCACGATCATGTGGTTCTTGGCGCCGCCGAAGCACTGGGCGCGTTTGCCGTGCGCGGCGGCGGTGGCGTAGATGCGCGCGGCGATCGGGGTGGAGCCGACGAAGCCGAGCGCCTGCACCCGCGCGTCTTCCAGGAGGGTGTCGACCGCGTCCTTGCCGCCGTTGACGACGTTCAGGACGCCGGGCGGCAGGCCCGCCTCCAGGAACAGCTCGGCGAGTCGGAGCGGCACGGAGGGGGCACGTTCCGACGGCTTGAGGATGAAGGCGTTGCCGCAGGCCAACGCGGGTGCCGCCTTCCACAGCGGGATCATCGCCGGGAAGTTGAACGGGGTGATGCCGGCGGTGACGCCGAGCGGTACGCGCAGGGAGTGCACGTCGATGCCGGTGCCGGCGTTGTCGGTGAACTCCCCCTTCTGAAGGTGCGGGATACCGGCGGCGAACTCGACGACCTCGAGGCCGCGTTGCAGGTCGCCGTGGGCGTCGGCGACGGTCTTGCCGTGCTCGCTGGAGAGCAGCCGCGCGAGCGACTCCCGCTCCCCTTCGACGAGTTGCAGGAACCGCAGCAGCACGCGGGCGCGCCGCTGCGGATTCCACTCGCCCCAGGCATGCTGGGCGTTCTCGGCGTCGGCGATCGCCGCGGTGGTCTCCGCCCGCCCGGCAAGCGGCACATGCGCTTGTACGGAGCCGGTGTTGGGGTCGTACACGTCG
The window above is part of the Streptomyces venezuelae genome. Proteins encoded here:
- a CDS encoding acyl-CoA dehydrogenase family protein; this translates as MTTTATSLTKDQLALAEVTLDFADEHLAPHAVAWDRDKHFPVDVLRKAAELGLGGVYVHEEHGGSGLGRTDGTLVFEALATGCPSIAGYLSIHNMVAWMIDRYGDDHQRARWLPDLCTAASLGSYCLTEPGAGSDAAALRTRAERDGDTYVLTGVKQFISGAGASHVYVVMARTGGEGPGGISAFVVERDDPGLTFGADERKMGWNAQPTRQVLLDGVRVPADRRLGAEGDGFRIAMSGLNGGRLGIAACSLGGAQSALHRSLAHLADREAFGAPLLDAQALRFRLADMATELAAARALVRQAADALDRSDPRAPQLCAMAKRFATDTGYTVADRALQLHGGYGYLSEYGIEKIVRDLRVHQILEGTNEIMRLIVARGLTEAVR
- a CDS encoding CoA-acylating methylmalonate-semialdehyde dehydrogenase; this translates as MVRELTHFIGGKHVPGTSGLFADVYDPNTGSVQAHVPLAGRAETTAAIADAENAQHAWGEWNPQRRARVLLRFLQLVEGERESLARLLSSEHGKTVADAHGDLQRGLEVVEFAAGIPHLQKGEFTDNAGTGIDVHSLRVPLGVTAGITPFNFPAMIPLWKAAPALACGNAFILKPSERAPSVPLRLAELFLEAGLPPGVLNVVNGGKDAVDTLLEDARVQALGFVGSTPIAARIYATAAAHGKRAQCFGGAKNHMIVMPDADLDQAVDALVGAGYGSAGERCMAISVAVPVGEETADALVTRLKERVAALRIGRSDAPEADFGPLVSRDALDRVRRYVDIGVNEGAELVVDGRDFTLPGHENGFFAGATLFDRVSPRMRIYREEIFGPVLCVARAADYEAALRLPSEHPYGNGVALFTRDGDTARDFTRRVGAGMVGVNVPIPVPVAYHTFGGWKRSGFGDLNQHGPDAVRFYTRTKTVTSRWPSGLREGANFTIPTMG